One genomic region from Stutzerimonas decontaminans encodes:
- a CDS encoding MerR family transcriptional regulator, with product MTEQPDLAQLTADGLLPIREVARITGVNAVTLRAWERRYGLIVPARTAKGHRLYEAGHVQRIRDILTWLNRGVAVSQIKPLLDTTTPPELPQQNQWSELVDELLQAIDRLSERHLDDAFNRAMALYPPRTLCQHLLQPLLAALDKRWRGQYGAALERVLFQSWLRSKLATRIYFNNRQQSGRPLLIASLDEEAFSPGLWLTAWMVSSTDCPVELVEWAVPLNELNLAVERVWPRGLLLYAGNCLSASCLQRHLPRLLEQSAAPLLVAGPAVHIHAPELRQHRGLLLADCPFDALQQLHHAGLLPGSEGSAS from the coding sequence ATGACTGAACAACCGGACCTGGCGCAGCTGACCGCCGACGGCCTGCTGCCAATCCGCGAAGTGGCGCGTATCACCGGCGTCAATGCGGTAACCCTGCGCGCGTGGGAGCGCCGTTACGGCCTGATCGTCCCAGCGCGCACGGCCAAGGGCCATCGGCTTTACGAGGCCGGGCACGTCCAGCGTATCCGCGACATCCTGACCTGGCTCAACCGCGGCGTCGCGGTGAGCCAGATCAAGCCGCTCCTGGATACCACCACGCCGCCCGAGCTACCGCAGCAGAATCAGTGGTCCGAACTGGTAGATGAATTGCTGCAGGCCATCGACCGGCTCAGCGAACGCCACCTGGACGATGCCTTCAACCGTGCCATGGCGCTGTATCCGCCACGCACACTCTGTCAGCACCTGCTGCAACCTCTGCTGGCAGCACTCGACAAGCGCTGGCGCGGGCAATACGGCGCCGCGCTGGAGCGGGTGCTGTTTCAGTCGTGGCTGCGCAGCAAACTCGCAACCCGCATCTACTTCAACAACCGTCAGCAGAGCGGCCGCCCCCTGCTGATCGCCAGCCTCGACGAGGAGGCCTTCTCCCCCGGTCTGTGGCTGACCGCCTGGATGGTGTCCAGCACCGATTGCCCGGTTGAGCTCGTCGAGTGGGCGGTGCCGCTGAATGAACTCAACCTCGCCGTCGAACGCGTGTGGCCACGAGGGTTGCTGCTCTATGCCGGCAACTGCCTCTCTGCCAGCTGCCTGCAGCGCCATCTGCCGCGCCTGCTCGAGCAGAGCGCCGCACCGCTTCTGGTTGCCGGCCCAGCCGTACATATCCACGCCCCGGAGCTGCGTCAGCACCGCGGCCTGCTGCTTGCTGACTGTCCGTTCGACGCTCTGCAGCAGCTTCACCACGCCGGCCTCCTGCCCGGCAGCGAAGGGAGCGCGTCATGA
- a CDS encoding DUF1365 domain-containing protein → MSAAIEHSALYRGWVQHRRFSPRAHAFSYRMGLLYLDLAEQDAVFGLSPLSGRARFAPFSFRERDYLPEYTRQGIALADAVRQRVSEALGRPVTGAVRLLTQPRSWGLCFNPVSFFYCFDEQEQLAAVLCEVSNTPWRERYHYVLPAAGNRNLRCTVAKTFHVSPFLPGKLEYRMRFNLPGRRIGVHMEDWQGERKLFDATLGLEREALSRGAIHRYLLGFPWMTAKTLLAIYWQALRLLLKRTPIFAHQPAKAPYGLAVTHTSGARHEEH, encoded by the coding sequence GTGAGCGCCGCCATCGAGCACAGCGCGCTGTATCGCGGCTGGGTGCAGCATCGGCGCTTCTCGCCGCGCGCCCACGCCTTCAGCTATCGCATGGGCCTGCTGTACCTCGATCTGGCCGAACAGGACGCCGTCTTCGGACTCTCGCCACTGAGCGGCCGCGCGCGCTTCGCGCCGTTCTCCTTCCGTGAACGCGACTACCTGCCGGAATACACCCGCCAGGGCATCGCTCTGGCCGATGCGGTCCGCCAGCGCGTTTCCGAGGCCCTCGGCCGTCCGGTCACTGGCGCCGTGCGTCTGCTGACCCAGCCGCGCAGCTGGGGGCTGTGTTTCAACCCGGTCAGCTTCTTCTATTGCTTCGATGAGCAGGAGCAGCTGGCAGCGGTGCTCTGCGAGGTCAGCAACACCCCGTGGCGCGAGCGCTATCACTACGTGCTGCCGGCCGCCGGCAATCGCAACCTGCGCTGCACAGTGGCCAAGACCTTCCATGTGTCGCCGTTCCTGCCGGGCAAACTGGAATACCGGATGCGTTTCAACCTACCGGGCCGGCGCATCGGCGTGCACATGGAGGACTGGCAAGGCGAGCGCAAGCTGTTCGATGCCACCCTCGGCCTGGAGCGTGAGGCACTGTCGCGCGGTGCGATACACCGCTACCTGCTCGGTTTCCCCTGGATGACCGCCAAGACGCTGCTCGCCATCTACTGGCAAGCCTTGCGTCTGCTGCTCAAGCGCACCCCGATCTTCGCCCACCAGCCCGCCAAGGCCCCCTACGGACTAGCCGTCACCCACACATCCGGAGCCCGCCATGAAGAGCACTAG
- a CDS encoding SAM-dependent methyltransferase produces MKSTSLTVKARPLAGVGLASGLLRRTVLRQLEKLRHGQLTLRVGDESQLFGDLASPLQAEIHIVDGAAWGLIAARGSIGAGEAYIHGYWHSPDLTAVIRLFVANLDVLDNIERGSLALFGQPVIKALHWLNRNTRAGSQRNIAAHYDLGNELFEQFLDPTMMYSAAMFTSTEQTLEQAQLHKLERICEKLDLQPEDHLLEIGTGWGSMALYAAIHRGCRVTTTTLSREQFAYTQRRIEEQGLQDRITLLLKDYRDLEGQFDKLVSIEMIEAVGHDFLPTYFRQCARLLKDDGLMLLQAITIRDQRYEQARRNVDFIQRYIFPGGALPSMQRMLNVVSQDTDMNLLHMEDFGEHYARTLRLWYENFRRARSELERHGYDDYFYRLWEFYLCYCEGGFIERAIGTAQLLLAKPGARRKPLYVASSGSSTNR; encoded by the coding sequence ATGAAGAGCACTAGCCTGACTGTCAAAGCCCGTCCACTGGCCGGCGTGGGGCTGGCCAGCGGTCTGTTGCGCCGCACTGTACTGCGTCAGCTGGAAAAGCTGCGCCACGGCCAGCTGACCTTGCGCGTCGGCGACGAGAGCCAGCTGTTCGGCGACCTGGCCAGCCCGCTGCAGGCTGAAATCCATATCGTCGACGGTGCCGCCTGGGGCCTGATCGCTGCCCGAGGCTCAATCGGCGCTGGTGAGGCCTACATCCATGGCTATTGGCACAGCCCGGACCTTACCGCGGTGATCCGCCTGTTCGTCGCCAACCTGGATGTGCTGGACAACATCGAGCGCGGCAGCCTCGCGCTGTTCGGCCAGCCGGTGATCAAGGCGCTGCACTGGCTCAATCGCAACACCCGTGCCGGTTCGCAGCGCAACATCGCCGCCCATTACGATCTCGGCAACGAGCTGTTCGAGCAGTTCCTCGACCCGACCATGATGTACTCGGCAGCGATGTTCACCTCCACCGAGCAGACTCTGGAACAGGCCCAGCTGCACAAACTGGAACGCATCTGCGAGAAGCTCGATCTGCAGCCCGAGGACCATCTGCTGGAAATCGGCACCGGCTGGGGCAGCATGGCCCTCTATGCCGCCATCCACCGTGGTTGCCGGGTGACCACCACCACGCTATCGCGCGAACAGTTCGCCTACACCCAGCGGCGCATCGAAGAACAGGGCCTGCAGGACCGCATCACCCTGCTACTCAAGGATTACCGCGACCTCGAAGGCCAGTTCGACAAGCTGGTGTCCATCGAGATGATCGAAGCGGTCGGCCATGATTTCCTGCCGACCTACTTCCGCCAATGCGCGCGCCTGCTCAAGGACGACGGCCTGATGTTGCTGCAGGCGATCACCATCCGTGACCAGCGCTACGAGCAGGCGCGGCGCAACGTCGACTTCATCCAGCGCTACATCTTTCCCGGCGGCGCTCTGCCGTCGATGCAGCGGATGCTCAATGTGGTGTCGCAGGACACCGACATGAACCTCCTGCACATGGAGGACTTTGGCGAGCATTACGCGCGCACCCTGCGCCTGTGGTACGAGAACTTCCGCCGCGCCCGCAGCGAGCTGGAGCGCCATGGCTACGACGACTATTTCTACCGGCTCTGGGAGTTCTACCTGTGCTACTGCGAGGGCGGCTTCATCGAGCGCGCCATCGGCACCGCACAGCTGCTGCTGGCCAAACCGGGCGCCCGTCGGAAACCGCTCTACGTCGCTTCAAGCGGCTCGAGCACCAACCGATAA
- a CDS encoding nuclear transport factor 2 family protein, with protein MSSFLHRFAEEFARLEASNLDRLAELYSGDVHFTDPLHEVYGLAELRRYFSELYANVEHLHFEFISHDEVCEGQGYLRWIMSYRHPRLNGGGLISLEGCSLLRWNGEGKVERHRDYFDAGALLYQHVPLLGGAIRWLQRRLA; from the coding sequence ATGAGCAGCTTCCTGCATCGGTTCGCCGAGGAGTTCGCGCGGCTGGAGGCGAGCAATCTCGACCGACTCGCCGAACTCTACAGCGGCGACGTGCACTTCACCGATCCGCTGCACGAGGTCTACGGGCTGGCCGAACTGCGGCGCTACTTCAGCGAGCTGTACGCCAACGTCGAGCACCTGCATTTCGAGTTCATCAGCCACGACGAGGTGTGCGAGGGTCAGGGCTATCTGCGCTGGATCATGAGCTACCGTCATCCGCGTCTCAACGGCGGCGGGCTTATCAGCCTGGAGGGTTGCTCGCTGCTGCGCTGGAACGGCGAAGGCAAGGTCGAACGCCACCGCGATTACTTCGACGCCGGCGCCCTGCTCTACCAGCACGTGCCGCTGCTCGGCGGGGCGATCCGCTGGCTGCAACGGAGGCTCGCATGA
- a CDS encoding SDR family NAD(P)-dependent oxidoreductase, protein MNLSRRIWLTGASSGIGLELARLLLAEGHCLALSARSAGPLQAFARRYPGRVLALPGDLTDSEQVRAIGAAIEAQWGALDSAILNAGNCEYIDIEHFEAALLERVVQANLLSAGYCIEAALPLLRQGVRPHLVGVGSSVTWFALPRAGAYGASKAALRYLLESLRLDLASEGIDVTLVSPGFVDTPLTRRNDFPMPLRWPADRAARQIARHLERRPLHIDFPAPFIWALRLLSLLPARLQFALGRRMARSPLKEG, encoded by the coding sequence ATGAACCTCTCACGGCGTATCTGGCTGACCGGCGCCAGCAGCGGCATCGGTCTGGAGCTGGCGCGTCTGCTGCTGGCCGAGGGTCATTGCCTGGCCCTGTCGGCACGCAGCGCCGGGCCACTGCAGGCCTTTGCCCGACGCTATCCGGGACGGGTCCTGGCGTTGCCCGGCGATCTCACCGACAGCGAGCAGGTACGCGCCATCGGCGCTGCGATCGAAGCGCAATGGGGTGCGCTGGACAGCGCGATCCTCAATGCCGGCAACTGCGAATACATCGACATAGAGCACTTCGAGGCGGCGCTGCTCGAGCGCGTGGTGCAAGCCAACCTGCTTTCGGCCGGCTACTGCATCGAGGCGGCGCTGCCCCTGCTGCGTCAGGGCGTGCGACCGCATCTGGTCGGTGTCGGCAGCTCGGTGACCTGGTTCGCGCTGCCTCGTGCCGGCGCCTACGGCGCATCCAAGGCCGCATTGCGCTATCTGCTCGAATCACTGCGGCTTGATCTGGCCAGTGAAGGCATCGACGTCACCCTGGTCAGCCCCGGATTCGTCGATACGCCACTGACCCGCCGTAACGACTTCCCCATGCCACTGCGCTGGCCGGCGGACCGGGCTGCACGGCAGATCGCCCGACACCTCGAACGTCGCCCGCTGCACATCGATTTCCCCGCGCCATTCATCTGGGCGCTGCGTCTGCTTTCACTTCTGCCCGCGCGCCTGCAGTTCGCCCTTGGCCGGCGAATGGCGCGCTCGCCCCTCAAGGAAGGTTAA
- the phrB gene encoding deoxyribodipyrimidine photo-lyase, whose translation MTQVIWLRNDLRTSDNTALAAAMAAGPTVALYLITPGQWLAHDDAPCKVDFWLRNLGELSAQLRALNVPLLIREVEDWQAVPHALLKLCREFDVQGVHYNEEYGVNERRRDRAVAALLSDCGIRVRGHVDQVLFAPGSVLTQSGGHFKVYSQFRKQCLSRLDVSLPPCVPSPAAQAPLAISSDPVPTAVAGFPRPTDYLRALWPAGEAFAQRRLALFVEDDLDQYHERRDLPAEPGTSQLSAYLAAGVISIRQCLHAALGYNRGELDSGNTGATTWINELLWREFYKHVLDGHPQVSMHRAFRSETDALPWRRAPYELEAWQQGRTGFPIIDAAMRQLQETGWMHNRLRMVVAMFLSKNLLIDWREGERWFMRHLIDGDLAANNGGWQWSASTGTDSVPYFRLFNPISQSQRFDPDGQFLRRWLPELQHLDKRDIHNPAAHRSLFGVTEYPAPIVDLGASRARALDAFRNLSEARP comes from the coding sequence ATGACCCAGGTGATCTGGTTGCGCAACGATCTGCGCACAAGCGACAACACCGCGCTGGCCGCCGCCATGGCCGCAGGCCCTACTGTGGCGCTCTATCTGATCACGCCCGGCCAATGGCTCGCCCATGACGACGCTCCCTGCAAGGTCGACTTCTGGCTGCGCAACCTTGGCGAGCTGTCGGCGCAGCTGCGCGCGCTCAATGTGCCGCTACTGATCCGTGAGGTCGAGGACTGGCAAGCCGTGCCTCATGCGCTGCTGAAGCTGTGCCGCGAGTTCGATGTGCAGGGCGTGCATTACAACGAAGAGTACGGCGTCAACGAACGGCGTCGGGATCGGGCCGTCGCGGCGCTACTGAGCGACTGCGGCATTCGCGTACGCGGACATGTCGATCAAGTGCTGTTTGCCCCGGGCAGCGTGCTGACCCAGTCAGGCGGTCACTTCAAGGTATACAGCCAGTTCCGCAAACAATGTCTCTCGCGTCTCGACGTGTCGTTGCCGCCATGTGTACCGTCGCCGGCAGCACAGGCACCGTTGGCGATCAGCAGCGACCCCGTTCCCACCGCCGTTGCCGGTTTCCCGCGGCCTACGGACTACCTGCGCGCGCTGTGGCCTGCAGGCGAAGCCTTCGCCCAGCGACGCCTGGCGCTGTTTGTCGAGGATGATCTCGACCAGTACCACGAACGCCGTGATCTTCCTGCCGAGCCGGGCACCAGCCAGTTGTCCGCCTACCTCGCCGCCGGCGTCATCTCGATCCGTCAGTGCCTGCACGCTGCACTCGGCTACAACCGCGGCGAGCTGGACAGCGGCAATACCGGTGCCACCACCTGGATCAACGAGCTGCTCTGGCGCGAGTTCTACAAGCACGTGCTGGACGGCCACCCGCAGGTGTCGATGCACCGCGCTTTCCGCAGCGAAACCGACGCCCTGCCCTGGCGCCGTGCACCCTACGAACTCGAAGCCTGGCAGCAGGGGCGCACCGGGTTTCCGATTATCGATGCGGCGATGCGCCAGTTGCAGGAAACCGGCTGGATGCACAATCGCCTGCGCATGGTGGTCGCCATGTTCCTTAGCAAGAACCTGCTGATCGACTGGCGTGAAGGCGAGCGCTGGTTCATGCGTCATCTGATCGACGGTGACCTGGCCGCCAACAACGGCGGCTGGCAATGGAGCGCCTCCACCGGTACCGACTCGGTGCCCTACTTCCGGCTGTTCAACCCGATCAGCCAATCCCAGCGTTTCGATCCTGACGGCCAGTTCCTGCGCCGCTGGCTTCCCGAGCTGCAGCACCTGGACAAGCGCGACATCCACAACCCGGCGGCGCACCGCAGCCTGTTCGGCGTAACGGAATATCCCGCGCCCATCGTCGATCTGGGCGCAAGCCGGGCGCGCGCGCTGGACGCGTTCCGCAATCTGTCGGAGGCCCGCCCATGA
- a CDS encoding NAD(P)/FAD-dependent oxidoreductase yields MKIAIIGSGISGLTCAHLLSRQHQVTVFESASWIGGHTHTVDFHLHGRDYAVDTGFIVFNDWTYPNFIKLLGQLGVRYKPTEMSFSVSDPFSDLEYNGHDLNTLFAQRSNLFSPPFWGMIRDILRFNREALDDYQNGRIGPHVTLGNYLKLGRYSQRFIDHYIVPMGAAIWSMSLADMLEFPVEFFIRFFKNHGLLSVSDRPQWYVIEGGSSAYVSPLTKGFSEHIRLNCPVFEVLRDAHGVTLHSPAGAERFDKVVFACHSDQALRMLAEPSRAERDILGALGYASNDVVLHTDTRLLPKRRRAWASWNYRLGGPSEQLAAVTYNMNILQGIDSPETFCVSLNQTDAIDPEQILARFTYDHPQYSLAGIAAHARADELLGAHHSYFCGAYWGNGFHEDGVVSALRVAGAFGESL; encoded by the coding sequence ATGAAGATCGCCATCATCGGCAGCGGCATTTCCGGCCTCACCTGTGCCCACCTGCTTTCCCGCCAGCATCAGGTGACCGTATTCGAGTCGGCCAGCTGGATCGGAGGCCACACCCATACCGTGGACTTCCATCTACATGGTCGCGACTACGCCGTGGATACCGGTTTCATCGTCTTCAACGACTGGACCTATCCGAACTTCATCAAGCTGCTTGGGCAGCTCGGGGTGCGCTACAAGCCGACCGAGATGAGCTTCTCGGTCAGCGATCCGTTCAGCGACCTGGAATACAATGGGCACGATCTCAATACCCTGTTCGCCCAGCGCAGCAACCTGTTCTCGCCGCCGTTCTGGGGGATGATCCGCGACATCCTCCGATTCAACCGCGAAGCGCTAGACGACTACCAGAATGGCCGCATCGGCCCGCATGTCACGCTGGGCAACTACCTCAAGCTCGGTCGCTACAGCCAGCGTTTCATCGATCACTACATCGTGCCCATGGGCGCGGCGATCTGGTCGATGTCGCTGGCCGATATGCTCGAGTTTCCGGTCGAGTTCTTCATCCGCTTTTTCAAGAACCACGGGCTGCTGTCGGTCAGCGATCGCCCGCAGTGGTACGTCATCGAGGGCGGCTCCAGCGCCTATGTTTCGCCGCTGACCAAGGGCTTCAGCGAACACATCCGCCTCAACTGCCCGGTGTTCGAGGTGCTGCGCGACGCCCACGGCGTGACCCTGCACAGCCCGGCAGGCGCCGAGCGTTTCGACAAGGTGGTGTTCGCCTGCCACAGCGACCAGGCGCTACGCATGCTCGCCGAGCCTAGCCGGGCCGAGCGGGACATCCTCGGCGCACTCGGTTACGCCAGCAATGACGTGGTCCTGCACACCGACACCCGTCTGCTGCCCAAGCGGCGCCGTGCGTGGGCCAGCTGGAACTACCGGCTGGGCGGCCCGAGCGAACAGCTGGCGGCCGTGACCTACAACATGAACATCCTGCAGGGTATCGACTCGCCGGAAACCTTCTGCGTCAGCCTCAACCAGACCGACGCCATCGACCCGGAACAGATCCTCGCCCGCTTCACCTATGACCATCCGCAGTACAGCCTGGCCGGCATCGCCGCCCATGCCCGCGCCGACGAACTGCTCGGCGCGCACCATAGCTACTTCTGCGGCGCCTACTGGGGTAATGGGTTCCATGAAGACGGCGTGGTCAGCGCATTGCGCGTCGCCGGCGCGTTCGGAGAGTCGCTGTGA